A stretch of the Vicinamibacterales bacterium genome encodes the following:
- the rplL gene encoding 50S ribosomal protein L7/L12, producing MADLKSFAEQLVNLTVKEVNELAQILKDEYGIEPAAAAVAVAAVSGGGDAPAAAAEQTAFDVILKEAGGSKLAVVKLVKDLTGLGLKEAKDLVDGAPKEVKTGVDKAEAESLKKALEEAGATVEIK from the coding sequence ATGGCAGATTTAAAATCGTTTGCTGAGCAATTAGTAAACTTAACAGTAAAAGAAGTTAACGAATTAGCTCAAATATTAAAAGATGAGTATGGTATTGAGCCAGCTGCAGCAGCAGTTGCAGTAGCAGCAGTTTCTGGTGGCGGTGACGCTCCGGCAGCAGCAGCAGAACAAACAGCTTTCGATGTAATCCTGAAAGAAGCTGGTGGTTCTAAACTGGCAGTTGTTAAATTGGTAAAAGACCTTACAGGCTTAGGTCTGAAAGAAGCTAAAGATTTAGTTGACGGTGCACCGAAAGAAGTTAAAACCGGTGTTGATAAGGCAGAAGCTGAGTCATTGAAAAAAGCATTGGAAGAAGCTGGAGCAACTGTTGAGATTAAGTAA